From a region of the Natator depressus isolate rNatDep1 chromosome 15, rNatDep2.hap1, whole genome shotgun sequence genome:
- the TESC gene encoding calcineurin B homologous protein 3, which yields MGSSHSMPEEIQELADKTGFTLEQIEHLHRRFRQISGDQPTIRKESFDRIPDLEFNPIRSKIVRAFFDKRNLRQAPNGLADEINFEDFLTIMSYFRPIEMNMDEEQLDHFRKEKLKFLFHMYDSDNDGKITLLEYRKVVEELLSRNPHLEKESARSIADGAMMEAASICVGQMEPDQVYEGITFEDFLKMWEGIDINTKMHVRFLNMEPIAHCH from the exons tcactttggaacaaattgagcACCTTCACCGGAGATTCAGGCAGATAAGTGGGGACCAGCCAACCATCCG CAAGGAGAGTTTTGACAGGATCCCCGACCTGGAGTTCAATCCAATTAGGTCAAAAATTGTCCGTGCCTTTTTCGACAAGAG GAACCTACGGCAGGCGCCGAATGGGTTAGCTGATGAGATCAACTTTGAGGACTTCCTGACCATCATGTCCTATTTCAGGCCTATTGAGATGAACATGGACGAAGAGCAGCTGGATCACTTCCGGAAGGAGAAACTAAAAT TTCTCTTTCACATGTACGATTCGGACAACGATGGGAAGATCACCCTGCTGGAATACAGAAAA GTGGTGGAAGAGCTGCTGTCTAGGAACCCCCACCTGGAGAAGGAGTCAGCGAGATCAATTGCGGATGGTGCCATGATGGAGGCTGCCAGCATCTGTGTGGGACAAATG GAGCCAGACCAGGTGTACGAGGGAATCACATTTGAAGACTTCCTTAAG ATGTGGGAGGGGATTGACATCAACACCAAGATGCACGTCCGCTTTCTAAACATGGAGCCTATTGCACATTGCCACTGA